A region of the Apium graveolens cultivar Ventura chromosome 6, ASM990537v1, whole genome shotgun sequence genome:
TCTTTAGATTTGCGTTTTCGTGCTCTCCACCTTTGCGCTTTGAATTCCGAGGTTTTTGTCTTGATACCTGAATAAAGTTAGTGGCAGGACGGGATAATGAAATGAAGGGAAAAATTAGTGAAAAAACGAATGAACGAAGCAAAAGAAAAATAGGAAATAACTGTTAATTCGAGATAGGAGTCAAATGTGTGTGTCCGAAAAAAGAAAGGAATTAAACGTAAtgcttttttttttttttttttttttttttttttgaaggTATATATCCGCTCATGTGtgtttttgaatttatttttccagatttttttttgtttttgcaGGTTTCCAGGCTAACCTCTTCGGCTTCCTCTCCAGGTATCTAAAAGAGGATTGCAGCGCGTGCTGGGCTCGCACTGTAAGTCGTCTACTCTCTCTCTTTATTGCTTTTCCTTTTTATCTGCGGGTCGGTCGTGTTTATAGTTTACCGGTTTATAATGGCCGACTTTCCTTCGTCGTCGTCGTCGCATAGTGCCGCCAACCGGGATCCCGGGAAGCGACCGTTAGAAGAGGGTGACGAGGAGTCTGTTTTGAACTTGGATAATTTAGAGATCCCGGACCTAGGTCAGTGTGGATCTTTCGATTTCTTAGGAAGCGATGAGTTTTTGAGGGAGGTGCCTCCAGGTCCTATGCCTTCCCCACCTTTAAGTCCTCGTACCCTGGAACTTAGGAATAGAACGGTCGAGGAAAGTCTTCGATTGGGTAGGATCGAATTTGAGAGCAAACCTAGTTTAAACTATCTTAGTTATTACATCACTGTCGACCCCCCTGTGAGTAAGTTGGAGAAGTACATCGACTTGTCTAACGGCTACCGGTATCGAGTGCCGACAGCAGATGAGAGGGTTTGGATGATGCCCGAGTTCGGGATGCATGGGGTTGCGATGATAATGTTTCAGTTTGGTCTTCGTTTGCCCATGCATCCGTTCTTCCTGACGATGTATGAGGCTATCGGATGTGGTCTAGGGCAGCTGACTCCAAATTCTGTTGCTCAGTTAAGTGGTTTCGTGGCGCTGTGTTGTGATAAGGGTCGATCACCGActttgaaattgtttttctctaTTTATGGTGTGCGGTACTATGGTGGTCAAGTATATTTCGACTCCCGACATCGACGGATGAAGATTGTTAGTGTTAGGTCATCGAATTCTGGTTATCACTCGCAATGGTTGTACGTCGGGGGTCCTGACTTGGAATTTGTAAAGCCTTGCGGGAAAATTAGTCGGGGCAcgattgattatttaaataacatgGAGAAGCATGATACTGCCTACCTCGATGAGTTTCATGGGTCGAGGACATGGTATACGCACTTAGATTTGAAGGACTCTGGATTTTTAGGGATGCACGACTGTAAGGGGGATATATTAATTGTTATTGCCCTTATTTTGCTTACGTATTTAGTTTTTGTACTTGTCATTTTCGGCTCTTGCTTATTTTAAATTTCGTAAGTGTTTATATATAGGAAGGCTGACTTATTGTTTTGTTTGTTTCTTTGTAGTGGAAGGCGCCTCACTTAAAAAAGTTTTAGACGGAGGGATTCGAGGAGGAATGGACAAGGCAATGATGTTGTTATTGCAGCGTGCTGCGAGGAAGCCTGTTGATGCGGCCAGGGCTGGACCGTCGGGGGTTCCTCATTCAGTTTCAATTGAATTGCTTGATGACCAGGGAAACAAGGTAATTGAAGATAATGAGAGGGTTGTTTCAGATCTTGTCCGCGTGGAGGGCAACCCTCGAAAGCGGTTTCGGAGGGAGGACGATGAAGTGGCTGTTGGAGGCCGGGGGTTCGAGGGTGTGAACAAAGATGTGGCTACTGCCGGGGAAAGGGTTTATGGGAAGACCGTCGACCCTCGGTCGAAGAAAGAGGTGGTGAGGGTCGAGATCCAGCCCACGGAGCGATGGACGGGGGGGTCAACTGTGCCCTTGAGGGCACTTAACCTCTTTAACTTACCTCAGGACTTGGTTGCTTATGATGGGAGGAAGCGTGAGGACCTTGTTGATCGATGTAAGAGCCGGGCTGGGAGGGTACGTTCATTCCCTTCTCTTTTTTAATGTGCACGTTTCTTTGTTTTCATGTTCGGTCATGGTCGTTTGTAGTCGTAGTTGCCGACCCTGTTTTAATGTCCCCCccttcttcctttttttttttttttttttttgttgcAGTTTCTTTCCGATTTTATGCATATACTGGAGGATTACAAGGCTGATGTTGATGGTGAGGCTTGTTCCAAGCTCGAGGCTGAAGTTGCTGCCTTGAAGGGGGAAAAGAAGAAGATTGCGGTGGGTTTTGCGGAACTCGAGCACAGGGTGGCTGATTTGACTAAGGCGAATTCCGCACTGTCTAAAAAGGTTGCTGAGATGGGGGCTACGGAGCAGGTGTCGAGTGGGAGGATACAGGAGCTGGAGGGTCGACTGCTCGAGGTGGAAAGGGAGCTTGAAGAGGAAAAAGGGAAGCGCCAAGGCTTGCTTCGACAGGTCGAAGGAATGGAAGTTTCCTACAAGTTGATCGTGCAAGAAAATGCGGATCTGAAGACAGAGGTAGAGAAAGCCGTTGAAGATATCGCTGGCGCTCTGGGCGACGGTTATGGACGATGCCTTCAACGGGTGGAAGAGGCTGGTTTTGCCATCGAGGGTCATGCCTTTGATGATTATCTTCGTGACCTGGCATCGAAGGGTGGTAACGCGTGAAGGCAGGGTATGCCCTGCGATTTTTGTAATCGTATTTGAACATTTTTTAAGTGTTTAAGAGCTTTATTGATACCAACATCATGGAGGTCCCAGAACTTGAGAAGTGTATTAAACATTGTGGTCCTGGATTTGTAAGAAGTATAAGGTATGCGATCTATTGTTTAAGCTTATTTCTATGATGTAAGCAGTTACGTATTGGCTGGTTTTGCTATCTATTTGTCTCGAGTTTGAAACATTAAGTCGTTTGTTAGCTTCGTAGTCGAGTGTTTACATTATGAGAGAGATTTTATTGACCAGACCGTCGACGTGAAGTGGTTGTATAAACACTTGTTTAGAAATGAAtgattatttttaattaagtaaGGAGCGAAGGAATTAAAAAGTCTGTGCTTTTTCCAAGTTAAATAAATTTGTTCATCATAACATCGTGGCGACCCCTATTACATCGAGGGTTTGTTTTTGAAATGGCATTTTACTGCCTCAAGATAACAAGTTACAACTGAGATTAAATTACTGATAGAACCTTTTGAGGTGGATTCCATTCCAAGTATTTTTGATGGGTTTCCCGTCGAGGTGAGCAAGCTCATAGGTCCCCGAGCTTACAAGTCTCGAGATCTGATAAGGGCCTTCCCAAGCTGGTTTGAATTTTCCTGAGACAGTGGGTTGTGACGCTGCGGAATCTCTTAAGACAAGGTCGTTAACCTTGAAGTCTCTGGGTTTGACTTTTTTGTTGAAGTACCTTGCAGTTTTTTCTTGTTGGGCTACCATCCGCATTCGGGCTTCTTCCCTTGTTTCTTCTAACAGATCATTGTGAAGGCGAAGTCCGACGAGAGATAAAGCGGGATCGAATACGTCGATCCGTGGTGAGCTGAGACTTATCTCGACAGGTATGACAGCGTCGACTCCATATGCAAGTCGAAAGGGAGTTTCGCCCGTCGCACTTCGGGGAGTTGTCCTATACGACCACAATACATTCGGAAGTTCGTCGACCCAACATCGGGGtatttcttcaattcttttcTTCAGGCCTTGTAGGATGGTTCTGTTTGTTACCTCTGCTAGTCCATTTGCTTGGGGGTATGCTACAGATGCTTTGATGTGCTGGACTTTTAATTCGAGCAGAGCCTCCTCAAATCGCTTTCCTACAAACTGAGTGCCGTTATCAGAAACTAAGATTCTGGGGATCCCAAAGCGAAAGACGATGTATTCCATAAAGAATTCTATCATCTCTTTTTCTCGTATTTTAGCAAGTGGCTTTGCTTCGACCCATTTGGTTGCGTAATCCACCGCGACTACGATGTATTGGCACTGATTTTTGGATTTTGGAAAGGGACCCACAATGTCTATTCCCCATTGGAAAAAAGGGCATGGGCTGAGAATGGAGTTCAGCTCAGTCGTGGGTCGACGGTTTACATTTCCGTGTAACTGACATGCTTGACATTTCTTGACGTAATCTTCACAATCTTTCCGGACTGTAGGCCAGAACAGGCCTTGTCGGATAACTTTGAGGGCTAATGTTTTTCCTCCTAGGTGTTCTCCACAGATTCCCGTATGTATTTCCACGATCGCTTGGAGAGCCTCTTCTGGAGACAAGCAACGGAGCAGAGGCTCAGAGAGGGCACGTCGGTATAACTCCGAACCCACAACACAGTAGTTCCTGGCTTTGAACATGAGAGTGCGGGCTTCGGACTTATTCTCAGGCAACTTGTTGTCGATAATGTATTCAAGGAAGGGTTGGCGCCAATCGAACCTAGCCTGGATTTGATTGACTGATATCTCATCGATAGAGGGGGT
Encoded here:
- the LOC141666818 gene encoding uncharacterized protein LOC141666818 encodes the protein MDKAMMLLLQRAARKPVDAARAGPSGVPHSVSIELLDDQGNKVIEDNERVVSDLVRVEGNPRKRFRREDDEVAVGGRGFEGVNKDVATAGERVYGKTVDPRSKKEVVRVEIQPTERWTGGSTVPLRALNLFNLPQDLVAYDGRKREDLVDRCKSRAGRFLSDFMHILEDYKADVDGEACSKLEAEVAALKGEKKKIAVGFAELEHRVADLTKANSALSKKVAEMGATEQVSSGRIQELEGRLLEVERELEEEKGKRQGLLRQVEGMEVSYKLIVQENADLKTEVEKAVEDIAGALGDGYGRCLQRVEEAGFAIEGHAFDDYLRDLASKGGNA